In one Alphaproteobacteria bacterium genomic region, the following are encoded:
- a CDS encoding folate-binding protein: protein MPSFVQLTERGLISLSGSDRVSFLQGLVSNDVTQAESGRPVWSALLSPQGKYRHDFFILKDQDRLLLDCEGGDRMMDLGKTLRRYVLRADAKLDIEGAWSVFAAWNIDPSAIGLSDDQPTVAFADGLAYLDPRLPEMGIRLLAPQQAGRAALTALGANEVAKTDWDAHRIPLGVPDGARDMQPDKALLLENGFAELHGVDWKKGCYMGQELTARTKYRGLVKKRLMPVRIEGDAPEEGSQITSEGKDAGTLYSIAGPVGLALLRVDPVKRKAPLEASGARLEPAMPDWLTLAE, encoded by the coding sequence ATGCCCAGTTTCGTCCAGTTAACAGAACGCGGCCTGATCAGCCTGTCCGGATCGGATCGCGTTTCCTTTCTCCAGGGGCTCGTCAGCAACGACGTTACCCAGGCCGAATCGGGGCGGCCCGTCTGGTCGGCGCTGCTGTCGCCACAGGGCAAATACCGGCATGATTTCTTCATTCTGAAGGACCAGGACCGGCTGCTGCTGGATTGCGAGGGCGGTGACCGGATGATGGATCTGGGCAAGACTCTGCGCCGTTACGTTCTGCGGGCGGATGCGAAACTGGATATCGAAGGCGCCTGGTCGGTCTTTGCCGCCTGGAACATCGATCCGTCGGCCATCGGCCTGTCGGACGACCAACCGACTGTCGCGTTTGCCGACGGGCTCGCCTATCTGGACCCGCGCCTGCCGGAAATGGGTATCCGGCTTCTCGCGCCGCAGCAGGCCGGGCGCGCCGCCCTGACGGCACTCGGCGCAAACGAAGTCGCCAAGACCGACTGGGACGCCCACAGAATTCCGCTGGGTGTGCCCGACGGCGCCCGCGACATGCAGCCGGACAAGGCGCTGTTGCTGGAAAACGGTTTCGCCGAACTGCACGGCGTGGACTGGAAGAAGGGCTGTTACATGGGGCAGGAACTGACGGCCCGAACCAAGTATCGCGGCCTGGTCAAGAAACGCCTGATGCCGGTTCGGATCGAGGGTGACGCGCCGGAGGAAGGCAGCCAGATCACGTCAGAGGGCAAGGACGCCGGCACGCTCTACAGTATCGCAGGCCCGGTCGGTCTTGCCCTGCTGCGGGTCGATCCGGTCAAGAGAAAGGCGCCGCTGGAGGCCAGCGGCGCCCGTCTGGAACCTGCCATGCCGGACTGGCTCACCCTCGCGGAGTGA
- the mdh gene encoding malate dehydrogenase, which produces MARNKIALVGAGNIGGTLALLAGLKQLGDVVVFDIVDGMPQGKALDIAEAAPVEGFDAKMMGTNDYADLAGSDVVIVTAGVARKPGMSRDDLIGINAKVMKSVGEGIKTHCPNAFVICITNPLDVMVGLLQKESGLPPQKVVGMAGVLDSARFRCFLAEEFDVSVEDVTAFVLGGHGDTMVPLVRYSTVAGIPVPDLIEMGWSTQEKIDEIVKRTRGGGGEIVALLKTGSAFYAPASSAIAMAESYLLDKKRVLPCAAYCDGQYGLNGLYVGVPVVIGENGVERIVEISMSDDEKAMFDHSVDAVKELNTALEGVLAG; this is translated from the coding sequence ATGGCACGTAACAAGATCGCGCTGGTCGGCGCGGGGAATATCGGCGGAACGCTGGCGCTTCTGGCCGGTCTGAAACAGCTGGGCGACGTGGTCGTCTTCGACATCGTCGACGGCATGCCCCAGGGCAAGGCGCTGGATATTGCCGAGGCCGCGCCGGTCGAAGGCTTCGACGCCAAGATGATGGGCACCAACGACTACGCGGATCTGGCCGGGTCCGACGTCGTCATCGTCACCGCCGGTGTCGCCCGCAAGCCGGGCATGAGCCGCGACGACCTGATCGGCATCAACGCCAAGGTCATGAAGTCGGTCGGCGAGGGCATCAAGACCCATTGCCCGAACGCCTTCGTCATCTGCATCACCAACCCGCTGGATGTCATGGTCGGCCTGCTGCAGAAGGAAAGCGGTCTGCCGCCGCAGAAGGTCGTCGGCATGGCCGGCGTGCTGGACAGCGCGCGGTTCCGTTGCTTCCTGGCCGAAGAATTCGATGTCTCGGTCGAAGATGTCACGGCCTTCGTTCTGGGCGGCCACGGCGACACGATGGTCCCGCTGGTCCGCTACTCGACCGTCGCCGGCATCCCGGTTCCGGATCTGATCGAAATGGGCTGGTCGACGCAGGAAAAGATCGACGAAATCGTCAAACGCACCCGTGGCGGCGGCGGCGAGATCGTCGCGCTGCTGAAGACCGGTTCGGCCTTCTACGCGCCGGCCTCCTCGGCCATCGCGATGGCTGAGAGCTACCTGTTGGACAAGAAGCGCGTGCTGCCCTGTGCCGCCTATTGCGACGGCCAGTACGGTCTGAACGGCCTCTATGTCGGCGTGCCGGTGGTGATCGGTGAGAACGGCGTGGAACGGATCGTCGAGATCAGCATGAGCGACGATGAGAAGGCCATGTTTGACCATTCTGTCGACGCTGTGAAAGAGCTGAATACCGCGCTGGAAGGTGTTCTGGCCGGCTAA
- a CDS encoding DUF1036 domain-containing protein, whose product MYRHIAAAIVSIPAIAGFSGGAQADFTVCNQTFDMVSVAIGYHDGDEWVSEGWWNLDYDECAQVISGDLSNTYYYVRGESHDGVTYWTDDYNFCYIDEVFTIYGDENCSDRGYKSGGFMEIDTGNKLDYTLDLTD is encoded by the coding sequence ATGTATCGACATATAGCGGCAGCGATCGTTTCCATTCCTGCGATTGCGGGATTCAGCGGCGGTGCGCAAGCCGACTTCACGGTCTGCAACCAGACCTTCGACATGGTCTCCGTCGCCATCGGATATCATGATGGGGATGAATGGGTTTCCGAAGGATGGTGGAACCTGGACTACGACGAATGCGCCCAGGTGATTTCAGGGGATCTGTCCAACACCTATTACTATGTCCGGGGCGAAAGCCATGACGGCGTCACCTATTGGACCGACGATTACAATTTCTGTTACATCGACGAGGTCTTCACCATTTACGGTGACGAAAACTGTTCCGACCGCGGATACAAATCCGGCGGTTTCATGGAAATCGATACCGGCAACAAGCTCGACTACACGCTGGACCTGACCGACTAG
- a CDS encoding YqaA family protein — MILIRRLYDWTLSLAAHRHAIWWLAAVSFVESSVFPIPPDALLIPMILAAREKAFRYALVCTIASVLGGLAGYGIGFFLFDTVGQPLVALYGAQDALAAVQSDFADNGWWIVLGGGMTPFPYKVVTIASGALSLDPLAFTAASVIGRGVRFFLVAALLWKFGAPIRDFIEKRLGLVVAVGFILLIGGFLLIKYVV, encoded by the coding sequence ATGATTCTCATCAGACGCCTGTATGACTGGACCCTGTCCCTGGCCGCGCACCGGCACGCCATCTGGTGGTTGGCGGCGGTGTCCTTCGTCGAAAGCTCGGTCTTTCCGATTCCGCCGGACGCGTTGTTGATCCCGATGATCCTTGCGGCGCGGGAGAAGGCGTTCCGCTACGCGCTGGTCTGTACGATCGCCTCCGTTCTGGGTGGCCTCGCCGGATACGGCATCGGCTTCTTCCTGTTCGACACGGTCGGGCAGCCGCTAGTCGCCCTCTATGGCGCCCAGGATGCCCTGGCCGCGGTGCAATCGGATTTCGCGGATAACGGCTGGTGGATCGTGTTGGGCGGCGGCATGACGCCGTTCCCCTACAAGGTGGTCACGATCGCGTCCGGTGCCCTGTCGCTGGACCCGCTGGCCTTCACCGCCGCCTCGGTCATCGGACGCGGGGTGCGCTTTTTCCTGGTCGCGGCGCTGCTGTGGAAGTTCGGCGCGCCGATCCGCGATTTCATCGAAAAGCGGCTGGGCCTTGTGGTCGCAGTCGGGTTCATTCTCTTGATCGGCGGCTTCCTTCTGATCAAATACGTCGTATGA
- a CDS encoding disulfide bond formation protein B, translated as MNALLAKYLPPKRLPAVIAGVSAAILATANIFEHVFGYVPCQLCLYQRLPWWVALGLGCLAALVIKARPTLALLIAITALIAVAVGAGIAGYHAGVEYQFWPGPSGCSGTASLSGDLSQALSKVSEGPTGPSCDEAPWSLFGISMAGYNFLLSLGLVALGALAIRAAARKS; from the coding sequence ATGAACGCTCTGCTCGCAAAATATCTGCCGCCGAAGCGGCTTCCGGCGGTTATCGCGGGCGTCAGCGCCGCCATACTCGCCACGGCCAATATCTTCGAACATGTTTTCGGCTATGTGCCGTGTCAGCTCTGCCTGTATCAGCGGCTGCCCTGGTGGGTCGCGCTGGGTCTGGGCTGTCTGGCGGCGCTGGTGATCAAGGCACGGCCGACCCTGGCCCTGCTGATCGCCATCACCGCACTGATCGCCGTGGCGGTCGGCGCCGGCATCGCAGGCTATCACGCCGGGGTCGAGTACCAGTTCTGGCCGGGCCCGTCGGGCTGCAGCGGCACGGCATCGCTAAGCGGCGATCTCTCCCAGGCCCTGTCAAAGGTGTCAGAGGGGCCGACAGGACCGTCCTGCGACGAAGCGCCCTGGAGCCTTTTCGGCATATCCATGGCGGGCTATAATTTTCTCCTGTCGCTGGGGCTGGTCGCCTTGGGCGCGCTGGCGATTCGGGCCGCCGCGAGGAAATCATGA
- a CDS encoding demethoxyubiquinone hydroxylase family protein yields the protein MIRVDHAGEFGAKRIYQGQIAVLGKGPKGDILRHMAEQEERHLAKFEELVAERRVRPTALQPIWHVAGFALGAGTALLGEKAAMACTVAVEEVIDEHYREQQAALDDSEAELRDTIEEFRLEELEHRDIGLDHGAEQAPAYPVLSAAIKRASKLAIWLSERV from the coding sequence ATGATCCGCGTGGACCATGCCGGCGAGTTCGGGGCGAAACGCATCTATCAGGGACAGATCGCGGTTCTGGGCAAAGGGCCCAAGGGCGATATCCTGCGTCATATGGCCGAACAGGAAGAGCGCCATCTGGCGAAATTCGAAGAGCTTGTCGCCGAACGCCGGGTGCGTCCGACCGCCCTGCAGCCGATCTGGCATGTCGCCGGCTTCGCCCTGGGTGCGGGCACGGCGCTGCTGGGCGAAAAGGCGGCAATGGCCTGCACCGTGGCCGTCGAGGAAGTCATCGACGAACACTATCGCGAACAGCAGGCCGCCCTGGATGACAGTGAAGCGGAGCTGCGCGACACGATCGAGGAATTCCGGCTGGAAGAGCTGGAACACCGGGATATCGGCCTGGATCACGGTGCCGAGCAGGCCCCCGCCTACCCGGTCCTGAGCGCCGCCATCAAGCGGGCTTCGAAACTCGCGATCTGGCTCAGCGAGCGGGTGTGA
- a CDS encoding FAD-binding oxidoreductase, whose product MSRSLWEATAIAAPDCPPLREDRHADIVVVGGGFAGLSAALHLAERGTDVCLLEAQEPGFGASGRNGGQVIAGIKHELSELTGLVGRDAAEKLIAFTDQAADLTFVLIDRLGIDCDASRGGWVQGAHSDGALGGLKAKADRLAARGADVAFLSATEMASLTGTDWYRGGYLDRRAGTVQPLSYARGLAAAAIRAGAALHGSTAVTAIRETAAGWRVETEAGAAVTASKVLLCTNGYSDLTGYMPAIVRSVVPFYSYQIATRPLSDNVLKSLPAQGLGVSETRRILSYYRIDRAGRFVLGARGALNGSLADPAFDLSRQRLRELFPHLAEEPLEFAWNGRVAITPDHLPRFLEAAPGLHAALGWNGRGVALTGAMGPVLADWLTGTSARDLPVPVTAPRPIPFHGAMRPIAGLAVMWKNFQDRSERGRVTPAR is encoded by the coding sequence TTGTCACGCTCACTCTGGGAGGCCACCGCCATTGCAGCCCCGGACTGCCCGCCGCTGCGTGAGGACCGGCACGCCGATATCGTCGTCGTCGGAGGCGGTTTCGCAGGCCTGTCGGCTGCCCTGCATCTGGCGGAGCGGGGGACCGATGTCTGCCTCCTGGAAGCGCAGGAGCCGGGTTTCGGCGCATCCGGACGGAATGGCGGTCAGGTCATCGCCGGGATCAAGCATGAACTGTCCGAGCTGACCGGGCTTGTCGGGCGGGATGCCGCGGAGAAGCTGATCGCCTTTACCGATCAGGCTGCGGATCTGACATTCGTCCTGATCGACCGGCTGGGCATCGATTGTGATGCGTCGCGCGGCGGCTGGGTGCAGGGGGCACACAGCGACGGCGCCCTGGGCGGGCTGAAGGCCAAGGCGGATCGCTTGGCGGCACGGGGCGCGGATGTCGCCTTTCTCTCCGCGACGGAAATGGCATCCCTGACCGGAACCGATTGGTATCGCGGCGGCTATCTGGACCGTCGGGCCGGAACGGTGCAGCCGCTCAGCTATGCGCGGGGCCTGGCCGCCGCGGCAATCAGGGCCGGCGCCGCGCTGCATGGATCGACCGCGGTCACGGCCATTCGCGAAACAGCCGCGGGATGGCGTGTCGAAACCGAAGCGGGTGCGGCGGTAACGGCGTCGAAGGTCCTCCTCTGCACCAACGGATATTCCGATCTGACGGGCTATATGCCGGCCATTGTCCGGTCTGTCGTCCCCTTCTACAGCTATCAGATCGCCACCCGGCCACTGTCGGACAACGTCCTGAAATCCTTGCCGGCGCAAGGGCTTGGCGTGTCGGAGACCCGCCGAATTCTGAGTTACTACCGCATCGATCGGGCGGGACGTTTCGTCCTGGGCGCGCGCGGCGCCCTGAACGGATCGCTCGCCGACCCGGCCTTCGACCTGTCGCGCCAGCGGCTGCGGGAGTTGTTCCCTCATCTTGCGGAGGAGCCGCTGGAATTTGCCTGGAACGGGCGCGTGGCGATCACGCCGGATCACCTGCCGCGTTTTCTGGAGGCCGCGCCGGGTCTTCACGCGGCGCTGGGCTGGAACGGCAGGGGTGTGGCGCTGACCGGCGCCATGGGGCCGGTCCTGGCGGACTGGCTGACCGGTACATCCGCGCGGGATCTGCCCGTGCCGGTGACCGCGCCGCGCCCGATTCCGTTTCATGGGGCGATGCGGCCGATCGCCGGTCTGGCGGTGATGTGGAAGAATTTTCAGGACCGCAGTGAACGCGGCCGGGTCACACCCGCTCGCTGA
- a CDS encoding HNH endonuclease has translation MTALDNSPALVLNADFRPLSYFPLSVWNWQDAIKAVVADRVNVISEYELEVHSPTCSLRLPSVISLKEYIAPARRPAFTRFNVFLRDRLVCQYCGDAFPAHDLTFDHVVPRSQGGVTSWENVVAACGPCNLAKGGRTPRQAHMPLRRDPAEPSTWELQENGRAFPPNFLHESWRDYLYWDTELET, from the coding sequence ATGACCGCCTTGGACAATAGCCCGGCCCTGGTACTGAACGCGGATTTTCGTCCGCTCAGTTACTTTCCGCTGTCGGTCTGGAACTGGCAGGACGCCATCAAGGCCGTTGTGGCCGATCGCGTGAACGTCATCTCGGAATACGAGCTTGAGGTTCATTCCCCGACCTGTTCCCTGCGGCTGCCCAGTGTCATTTCCCTGAAAGAGTATATCGCACCGGCCCGACGGCCCGCCTTCACCCGGTTCAATGTCTTTCTGCGGGATCGACTGGTCTGCCAGTATTGCGGCGATGCCTTTCCGGCGCATGACCTGACCTTCGATCATGTCGTGCCGCGCAGTCAGGGCGGCGTCACCTCCTGGGAGAATGTCGTGGCCGCCTGTGGTCCGTGCAATCTGGCCAAGGGCGGCCGGACCCCGCGTCAGGCCCATATGCCGCTGCGCCGCGACCCGGCCGAGCCATCGACATGGGAACTGCAGGAAAACGGCCGGGCTTTCCCGCCCAACTTCCTGCATGAGAGCTGGCGCGACTACCTGTACTGGGACACGGAACTGGAAACCTGA
- a CDS encoding alpha/beta fold hydrolase, with protein sequence MTDAPLTGPEHAPATGETPDRLIVFLHGLGANGNDLIALAPILAQVFPKAHFVAPDAPYPCDLSPVGRQWFSMQDLKTDSLFNGVKKVSPALDAFLDDQMKRFGLGPDRVAVVGFSQGTMLALHNLTRRDQPVAALLGYSGMLIAPGALADDLTCRPPTLLIHGEDDEVVPAEMSRMSGEALKIAGFDVEVAFCKGLAHSIDEAGLRLGVEFLMRAFGDTPVEGDAEAAPDQG encoded by the coding sequence ATGACCGACGCACCGCTCACCGGCCCGGAACACGCTCCCGCAACGGGGGAGACACCGGACCGGCTGATCGTCTTTCTGCACGGTCTGGGCGCGAACGGAAACGATCTGATCGCGTTGGCGCCGATTCTGGCACAGGTTTTCCCGAAGGCCCATTTCGTCGCGCCGGATGCACCCTATCCCTGCGACCTGTCGCCGGTCGGGCGGCAGTGGTTTTCGATGCAGGATCTGAAGACCGACAGTCTTTTTAACGGGGTGAAGAAGGTTTCGCCGGCGCTGGACGCCTTTCTAGACGATCAGATGAAGCGGTTCGGACTGGGGCCGGATCGTGTTGCGGTGGTCGGGTTCAGCCAGGGCACGATGCTAGCATTGCACAATCTGACCCGCCGGGATCAGCCGGTCGCGGCGTTGCTCGGCTATTCGGGCATGCTGATCGCGCCGGGCGCGCTGGCCGACGATCTGACCTGCCGGCCGCCGACCCTGCTGATCCATGGAGAGGATGACGAGGTCGTGCCGGCGGAGATGAGCCGCATGTCCGGGGAGGCACTGAAGATTGCCGGATTCGATGTCGAGGTCGCCTTCTGCAAGGGCCTGGCCCATTCCATCGACGAGGCGGGATTGCGCCTGGGTGTCGAGTTCCTGATGCGCGCTTTCGGCGATACGCCGGTCGAGGGGGACGCCGAGGCCGCGCCGGATCAGGGCTGA
- a CDS encoding class I SAM-dependent methyltransferase produces MTEATIVELPVRDAYDRWAESYDAYDNPMVFAAQRILERHRDHFARRDVVEFGCGTGRNLALFAEAGASSIIGLDLSDGMLAQAAARGRDFRLLRHDLTSPVPLPDGSADLAVFCLVLEHVEDPATPLSEARRLLRRGGRIIVVEIHPDLANAGIGAHFRDGDQEVRIPTVPHRFSDHLSAFARAGLTVDSCREWCPRDFGDALPAKLTKRGPDRPLTVEFLLSERPSV; encoded by the coding sequence ATGACAGAAGCCACCATCGTCGAGTTGCCGGTGCGGGATGCGTACGACCGGTGGGCGGAAAGCTATGATGCCTATGACAACCCCATGGTATTCGCGGCTCAGCGCATCCTGGAGCGGCACCGTGACCACTTCGCGCGACGGGATGTCGTCGAGTTCGGATGCGGAACCGGCCGCAACCTTGCCCTGTTCGCAGAGGCCGGGGCGAGCAGCATCATCGGCCTGGATCTGTCGGACGGCATGCTGGCCCAGGCCGCGGCCCGGGGCCGGGATTTCCGCCTCCTCCGCCACGACCTGACTTCCCCCGTTCCTCTGCCGGACGGAAGCGCCGACTTGGCGGTATTCTGCCTCGTTCTGGAACATGTCGAGGACCCTGCGACGCCGCTTTCGGAAGCACGCCGGCTGCTGCGGCGGGGCGGGCGGATCATCGTCGTGGAAATTCACCCTGATCTGGCCAATGCGGGCATCGGGGCGCATTTTCGGGACGGCGATCAGGAGGTCCGCATACCGACCGTTCCCCACCGGTTTTCAGATCATCTCAGCGCCTTCGCCCGGGCCGGCCTGACCGTGGATTCCTGCCGCGAATGGTGTCCGCGCGATTTTGGCGACGCCCTGCCCGCCAAACTGACCAAACGCGGACCGGATCGGCCCCTGACGGTGGAGTTTCTGCTATCCGAACGGCCGTCCGTATGA
- a CDS encoding DNA-3-methyladenine glycosylase 2 family protein: protein MDKPTLIRHLDAVAERDPQVADGLSLVGYPEPRLTDHGFATLMNIIISQQISRDAATAIRTRVDALYPDGDARSFLTLSDEDLKGAGLSRPKIVYARGLATAIADGSLNLTAVAEMPDDEAVAAIVALKGFGRWSAEIYCMFALRREDMFPGEDIALQEAMRRLKGLETRPTAKQARALAESWSPWRTAMSVFLWHYYRGAPQS from the coding sequence ATGGACAAACCCACCCTCATCCGTCATCTCGACGCCGTTGCCGAACGCGATCCGCAGGTCGCGGACGGTCTGTCGCTGGTCGGTTATCCGGAACCGCGTTTGACCGACCACGGTTTCGCGACATTGATGAACATCATCATCTCGCAGCAGATTTCCCGCGACGCCGCGACTGCCATCCGGACCCGCGTGGATGCCCTGTATCCCGATGGCGACGCGCGATCCTTCCTGACGTTGAGCGACGAGGATCTGAAGGGGGCCGGCCTGTCGCGCCCGAAGATCGTGTACGCGCGTGGGCTCGCGACGGCGATCGCCGACGGGTCCCTGAACCTGACGGCGGTGGCTGAAATGCCGGATGACGAGGCGGTCGCCGCCATTGTCGCGCTGAAAGGGTTCGGACGATGGAGCGCGGAAATCTACTGCATGTTCGCATTGCGCCGGGAGGACATGTTTCCGGGGGAGGATATCGCCCTGCAGGAGGCGATGCGGCGGCTCAAAGGGCTGGAAACCCGACCGACGGCAAAGCAGGCACGCGCGCTTGCCGAATCATGGTCGCCCTGGCGCACCGCCATGTCCGTCTTCCTGTGGCACTACTATCGCGGGGCGCCGCAAAGCTGA
- the gluQRS gene encoding tRNA glutamyl-Q(34) synthetase GluQRS: MQPEIRQATRFAPSPSGRLHLGHAHSALFAAREAAAIGGVFLLRIEDIDTGRCRPEFETGILEDLSWLGLEWPQPVLRQSDRFPLYDKFLHVLEEGGLTYPCFCTRKEIQAEIDAAPSAPHGPDGPLYPGTCKDMDPTEARDRVAAGEPHAIRIHMDRAARMAGPLTFIDIDRGKIAVQPGSCGDVVLGRKDVPTSYHLAVTVDDALQHVSRVTRGEDLLHATHIHRVLQTLLGFPEPEYRHHGLLTDDQGRRFAKRDRSLTLQAMREAGLSPAEVRARAGFPD, encoded by the coding sequence ATGCAACCGGAAATTCGACAAGCGACCCGTTTCGCGCCAAGCCCCAGCGGGCGACTTCATTTGGGTCATGCCCATTCCGCCCTGTTTGCCGCCCGCGAGGCAGCAGCGATTGGCGGCGTGTTCCTGCTGCGCATCGAAGACATCGATACAGGTCGCTGCCGTCCGGAATTCGAGACCGGCATTCTGGAAGATCTTTCCTGGCTGGGCCTGGAATGGCCGCAACCGGTGCTGCGCCAGTCCGACCGTTTTCCGCTCTATGACAAGTTCCTGCATGTTCTTGAGGAAGGCGGGCTGACCTATCCCTGCTTCTGCACACGCAAGGAGATCCAGGCGGAGATTGATGCCGCACCCAGCGCACCGCACGGACCGGACGGCCCCCTGTATCCCGGGACCTGCAAGGACATGGACCCGACCGAGGCGCGAGACCGGGTTGCAGCGGGTGAACCCCACGCGATCCGTATCCACATGGACCGCGCGGCGCGCATGGCTGGTCCATTGACCTTTATCGATATCGACAGGGGAAAGATCGCCGTGCAGCCGGGAAGCTGTGGCGATGTCGTGCTGGGGCGGAAGGACGTGCCGACCAGCTATCATCTTGCCGTGACGGTGGACGATGCCCTGCAGCATGTCTCACGGGTGACCCGTGGCGAGGACCTGCTGCATGCGACGCATATCCACCGTGTCCTCCAGACGCTGCTGGGATTTCCGGAGCCGGAATACCGGCATCACGGATTACTGACCGACGATCAGGGCCGCCGTTTCGCCAAACGTGACAGGTCCCTGACCCTTCAGGCCATGCGCGAGGCCGGCCTGTCACCTGCCGAGGTCAGGGCACGGGCGGGCTTCCCAGATTGA
- a CDS encoding DUF4743 domain-containing protein: MAYLDRIAACNNADLARYKPLYGRGARIGWVREDKLDLLGRFPAVFSVAECRVDLALTLNDYDTATEALDGALRDLAADGHIRAWRGERYAVAAKFGAEPLMGIERAACALLGIRSWGLHVNGYVRRADGLHLWIAERAHDKPTYPGELDNTVAGGQPEGMGLFDNLVKECAEEASIGADLARRAVPVGAICYRHEATDGLKPDEMFLYDLELPEDFIPVPSDGEVAAFHLMPVEEVMAIVRDTDRFKFNCAAVLIHFFIRHGLLDPDTEPDYAALCAGFNLGSPPVP; the protein is encoded by the coding sequence GTGGCGTATCTGGACAGGATTGCGGCCTGCAACAATGCCGATTTGGCGCGTTACAAGCCGCTCTATGGGCGGGGCGCTCGGATCGGCTGGGTGCGCGAGGATAAGCTCGACCTGCTGGGCCGCTTCCCGGCTGTGTTTTCCGTCGCGGAGTGCCGGGTCGATCTCGCCCTGACGCTGAACGATTACGACACGGCGACCGAGGCGCTGGACGGTGCCTTGAGGGATCTGGCCGCAGACGGCCATATCCGGGCCTGGCGGGGGGAGCGATATGCGGTGGCCGCCAAATTCGGGGCCGAGCCACTGATGGGAATCGAACGTGCCGCCTGTGCATTGCTGGGCATACGGTCCTGGGGGTTGCATGTGAACGGCTATGTCCGGCGGGCGGACGGGCTGCATCTTTGGATCGCGGAACGGGCGCACGACAAGCCGACCTATCCTGGCGAACTGGACAATACGGTCGCGGGCGGCCAGCCGGAAGGCATGGGGCTGTTCGACAATCTGGTGAAGGAATGCGCCGAGGAGGCATCGATCGGCGCGGATCTGGCCCGCCGAGCGGTGCCGGTCGGTGCGATCTGCTACCGGCATGAGGCGACCGACGGTCTCAAACCGGACGAAATGTTCCTCTATGATCTGGAACTGCCAGAGGATTTCATCCCGGTCCCGTCGGATGGCGAGGTCGCGGCGTTTCATCTGATGCCGGTCGAGGAGGTGATGGCGATCGTGCGCGATACGGACAGGTTCAAGTTCAATTGCGCCGCGGTCCTGATCCATTTCTTTATCCGGCACGGGTTGCTGGATCCGGACACGGAGCCGGACTATGCCGCGCTTTGCGCCGGTTTCAATCTGGGAAGCCCGCCCGTGCCCTGA
- a CDS encoding AEC family transporter: MDIVVNVLLPVFGIAAIGYAAARMGWFTESAESGVSNFVFNYAVPFMLFRTIATTDLPDRMPWDLFGSYYLPAFTVYGLGMAMGRYLFGRDAMGAILTGMGSAFSNTVLLGLPLILLAYGEAAALPFFLILSVHGLMLFTGTTIMLELARSAGNGLAGVPAQVMLGLVRNPILIGLGCGLAANLAGLILPTPVARIAETFQGAVLPCALFVLGASLKRYGVAGRVVQSLAQVSLKIAIFPALVYLAGTFIFDLDPVWVQIAVITAAQPTGVMVYLFAQRYGTAQALATTSIFLATVGSVFTSWVILWLFSL; this comes from the coding sequence TTGGATATCGTCGTCAACGTTCTGCTGCCGGTCTTCGGCATCGCCGCGATCGGCTATGCCGCCGCCCGCATGGGCTGGTTCACCGAATCGGCGGAATCCGGCGTGTCGAACTTTGTCTTCAATTACGCCGTCCCCTTCATGCTGTTCCGGACAATCGCCACGACCGATCTGCCGGATCGGATGCCCTGGGACCTGTTCGGCTCCTATTACCTGCCGGCCTTTACCGTCTACGGGCTGGGAATGGCGATGGGGCGGTATCTGTTCGGGCGGGATGCGATGGGGGCGATCCTGACCGGCATGGGCAGCGCCTTTTCCAATACGGTGCTGCTGGGCCTGCCGCTGATCCTTCTGGCCTATGGCGAGGCTGCGGCCCTGCCGTTCTTCCTGATCCTGTCCGTGCATGGCCTGATGCTGTTCACCGGCACGACGATCATGCTGGAACTTGCCCGCAGCGCCGGGAACGGACTGGCCGGCGTTCCGGCACAGGTCATGCTCGGCCTGGTCCGAAATCCGATCCTGATCGGGCTCGGCTGCGGGCTGGCCGCCAATCTGGCGGGGTTGATTCTGCCGACCCCGGTTGCCCGGATCGCGGAAACCTTCCAGGGGGCGGTTCTGCCTTGCGCCCTGTTCGTGCTGGGCGCATCGCTGAAACGCTATGGCGTCGCGGGTCGGGTGGTTCAATCCCTGGCGCAGGTGTCGCTGAAGATCGCGATCTTTCCGGCACTGGTCTATCTTGCTGGAACATTTATCTTCGACCTGGATCCGGTCTGGGTGCAGATCGCGGTCATAACCGCCGCCCAGCCGACCGGCGTGATGGTCTATCTTTTCGCCCAACGCTACGGCACCGCCCAAGCTCTGGCCACGACATCGATCTTCCTGGCCACGGTCGGGTCGGTGTTCACCTCCTGGGTGATCCTCTGGCTGTTTAGCCTGTAG